From a region of the Mercurialis annua linkage group LG1-X, ddMerAnnu1.2, whole genome shotgun sequence genome:
- the LOC126662641 gene encoding serine/threonine protein phosphatase 2A 57 kDa regulatory subunit B' kappa isoform-like — MLKQIIGKIPRKSSKSESFDSAGIESGNNSTNWGNEVPCTNGGSSFSSRLNVVKRVSSAVFPSSIMAGVEAVDPHLPFNNVSNAQKQNLFISKLNFCCEVSDCSDSDRNAAQQDLKRQTLIDIVDFISRSGAKFTETAMAAMCKCCAINLFRVFPPKYRSNYTAGEAEDEEPMFDPDWSQLQCVYDLLLRFISGVDPKAAKKYVDRAFIVKLLDLFDSEDPRERDCLKTILHRIYGKFMVHRPFIRKAVSNIIYKFVFETERHNGMAELLEIFGSVISGFALPLKEEHKVFLWRALVPLHKPKSVGMYHQQLTYCAVQYIDKDPKLASSVIKGLLKYWPVTNSQKELMFISELEEILEMTSMEEFRTIMVPLFRRIGCCLSSSHYQVAERAHLLLSNERILNHIAHHRNVVVPLVISALDWNTQNHWNQTVLNLTHNIRKMFCEMDEKLVQACRCKLEEEISMLSVKAEMRRLTWERLENAAGFQSAATNLLASVKPVTCSVSC, encoded by the exons ATGCTTAAACAAATAATAGGCAAAATCCCACGGAAGTCCTCAAAATCTGAATCATTTGACTCTGCTGGGATTGAATCCGGAAACAATTCTACCAACTGGGGTAATGAAGTCCCTTGTACAAATGGCGGTAGTTCTTTTTCGAGTCGATTAAATGTTGTTAAAAGAGTATCTTCAGCTGTCTTTCCTTCAAGCATCATGGCCGGGGTGGAAGCTGTGGATCCCCATTTACCTTTCAATAATGTTTCAAATGCTCAGAAGCAAAACCTTTTTATCAGCAAATTAAACTTTTGTTGCGAGGTTTCAGATTGCAGTGATTCAGATAGAAATGCTGCACAGCAAGACCTTAAACGTCAAACACTGATAGATATTGTTGACTTTATTTCACGGTCAGGCGCAAAATTTACTGAGACGGCAATGGCTGCAATGTGTAAATGTTGTGCAATTAACTTATTTAGAGTTTTCCCACCAAAGTACCGTTCCAACTATACAGCTGGGGAAGCAGAGGATGAAGAACCTATGTTTGATCCTGATTGGTCACAGTTACAGTGCGTGTATGATCTACTACTCCGGTTTATTAGTGGTGTTGATCCAAAGGCGGCGAAGAAGTATGTAGATCGGGCTTTTATTGTGAAGCTACTCGACCTCTTTGATTCAGAGGATCCTAGAGAAAGAGACTGTTTAAAAACAATTCTGCATAGGATTTACGGAAAATTCATGGTACATCGACCTTTTATCCGAAAAGCTGTCAGCAATATTATCTacaaatttgtttttgaaactgAACGTCACAATGGGATGGCTGAGTTGCTGGAGATTTTTGGGAGTGTTATTAGTGGGTTTGCCTTGCCTTTGAAAGAGGAACATAAAGTGTTCTTATGGAGGGCTTTAGTTCCGCTACATAAACCGAAATCAGTGGGTATGTATCATCAACAATTAACATATTGTGCTGTACAGTACATAGATAAAGATCCAAAACTAGCTAGTTCTGTAATCAAGGGACTGCTGAAGTACTGGCCAGTGACAAATAGCCAGAAGGAGTTGATGTTTATAAGTGAGTTAGAAGAGATTTTGGAAATGACTAGCATGGAAGAGTTCCGAACGATTATGGTTCCATTGTTTCGACGTATAGGATGCTGCCTCAGTAGCTCCCATTATCAG GTGGCTGAACGAGCACACTTGCTGTTGAGTAACGAGCGCATCTTAAATCATATTGCACATCACAGGAACGTGGTTGTACCTCTTGTCATCTCAGCTCTTGATTGGAACACACAGAATCACTGGAACCAAACAGTACTCAACCTGACACATAACATCAGGAAAATGTTCTGTGAAATGGATGAAAAGCTAGTGCAAGCATGCCGATGCAAATTAGAAGAGGAAATCTCAATGCTGAGCGTTAAAGCTGAGATGCGAAGGTTGACTTGGGAACGACTCGAAAATGCTGCTGGTTTCCAATCCGCAGCTACTAATCTTTTGGCTTCAGTAAAACCAGTCACGTGTTCTGTTTCCTGCTAA